Proteins from one Phaenicophaeus curvirostris isolate KB17595 chromosome 16, BPBGC_Pcur_1.0, whole genome shotgun sequence genomic window:
- the SSTR5 gene encoding somatostatin receptor type 5, with translation MDPLYFSNTFSTEASSSDANSSLLTNVTENGMLSEQPSFKYIHKVLIPICYLLVCAVGLSGNTLVIYVVLRYAKMKTVTNIYILNLAVADVLFMLGLPFLATQNAISYWPFGSFLCRLVMTVDGINQFTSIFCLTVMSMDRYLAVVHPIKSTKWRRPRVAKLISVTVWTFSFLVVLPVIIFSDVQEDFQTCNMNWPEPVNIWSAAFIIYTSVLGFFGPLLVICLCYLLIVIKVKSSGIRVGSTRRRRSERKVTRMVVIIVVVFVFCWLPFYTMNIVNLIFILPEDPVLVGVYFFVVVLSYANSCANPILYGFLSDNFKQSFQKVLCLQKGNGVEDGDPIEHRQENSSRLQESMLTQRNIEFNGHMQTSKV, from the coding sequence ATGGATCCTTTATACTTTTCCAACACATTTAGCACAGAAGCCAGTTCCAGCGATGCGAATTCCTCACTGCTGACCAATGTGACAGAAAACGGGATGCTCTCAGAGCAGCCCTCATTCAAATACATCCACAAAGTCCTGATTCCCATCTGTTACCTCCTTGTATGCGCAGTCGGACTCAGTGGCAACACGCTGGTCATTTATGTGGTTTTGCGCTATGCCAAGATGAAAACCGTCACCAACATATACATCTTGAATTTAGCTGTTGCCGATGTACTCTTCATGCTGGGCCTGCCCTTCTTAGCCACCCAGAATGCCATCTCCTATTGGCCTTTTGGCTCCTTTTTGTGCAGGCTGGTTATGACTGTAGACGGTATTAACCAATTCACTAGTATTTTTTGTTTGACTGTGATGAGCATGGACCGCTACCTGGCAGTAGTTCATCCCATTAAATCAACCAAGTGGAGACGTCCCAGGGTGGCCAAGCTCATCAGTGTGACTGTCTGGACATTCTCATTCTTGGTAGTGCTTCCAGTTATCATCTTTTCGGACGTGCAGGAAGATTTTCAGACCTGCAACATGAACTGGCCAGAGCCCGTCAACATCTGGTCAGCAGCATTCATCATTTACACATCAGTCCTTGGGTTTTTTGGTCCTTTGCTGGTGATCTGTCTCTGCTACTTGCTGATTGTGATCAAAGTCAAATCTTCAGGGATCCGAGTTGGGTCTACAAGGCGCAGGAGATCAGAAAGGAAGGTGACAAGGATGGTGGTGATCATTGTGGTGGTCTTTGTGTTTTGCTGGCTCCCATTTTACACAATGAACATTGTCAATTTGATATTTATACTGCCAGAAGACCCTGTATTGGTAGGGGTGTACTTCTTTGTGGTGGTCCTGTCCTATGCAAACAGCTGTGCCAACCCCATTCTTTATGGATTTCTCTCTGACAACTTCAAGCAGAGTTTTCAGAAAGTCCTTTGCCTCCAAAAGGGCAATGGTGTGGAGGATGGCGATCCCATTGAACACAGGCAAGAGAACAGCAGCCGCTTGCAGGAATCAATGTTAACCCAGAGGAATATTGAATTCAATGGACATATGCAGACTAGCAAGGTCTAA